From one Pontibacillus sp. HMF3514 genomic stretch:
- a CDS encoding globin-coupled sensor protein, whose translation MNLFTKKRPEPRFQADIQYKQPVQHVHTSDEDLNGRIRYMHLTNEHLNSLKEMKPIVMELTDELLDRVLDHLHHHPELSAIANAHSSNEALKRVFTMYFDSIFSGNIDDAYLQLRKRIGSTHNGVQLPIAWFLATYSALSSLLIPKVVEYFQDRPAELSNALVAVTNILNLDAQLVVDYYVEVRMNQIEEANSQNEQLRQEMISLSQEVAASVQQTGASMNETSVKAERIRKATHNTQKSSQNLISLTDHNDAKVSEMMSSYQEVIEQFNKSMKTMERLEELSKQITSITNQIEDISDQTNLLALNASIEAARAGESGKGFAVVAEEVRKLAENSKKMSNQINGITKESNDNIHELLGSMQNMNESTMRSQSDMKQVNQGLDTVRMEMNQYLDMFAENKADLDTIVDAIQDIHGTTDNLSLLAEQLLTKTEA comes from the coding sequence ATGAATTTATTTACAAAAAAACGTCCGGAACCCCGTTTTCAAGCAGATATTCAGTATAAACAGCCTGTGCAACATGTACATACATCAGATGAAGATTTAAATGGACGCATTCGTTACATGCACTTAACCAATGAGCATTTAAATAGCTTAAAGGAAATGAAGCCAATTGTAATGGAACTAACCGATGAGCTTTTGGATCGCGTACTTGATCACTTGCATCATCATCCCGAGTTGAGTGCAATTGCAAACGCTCACAGTTCCAATGAAGCATTAAAACGAGTATTCACGATGTATTTTGATAGCATTTTTTCCGGCAATATTGATGATGCGTATCTCCAGCTTCGCAAACGTATTGGGAGCACACATAACGGTGTTCAACTACCTATTGCTTGGTTTTTGGCAACGTATTCAGCACTTAGCTCACTCCTGATTCCTAAAGTAGTCGAATATTTTCAGGATAGACCGGCAGAACTATCGAATGCTCTAGTAGCCGTCACAAACATTCTAAATTTGGATGCACAGCTTGTTGTTGATTATTATGTAGAAGTTCGCATGAACCAGATCGAAGAGGCCAATTCTCAAAATGAACAGTTACGACAAGAAATGATTTCTCTAAGCCAGGAGGTCGCAGCTTCCGTTCAACAAACAGGAGCTTCCATGAACGAAACGTCTGTAAAAGCTGAACGCATTCGTAAGGCTACCCACAACACGCAAAAGAGTAGTCAAAACCTGATAAGTTTAACCGACCATAATGATGCAAAAGTAAGTGAAATGATGAGCTCTTATCAGGAGGTAATTGAACAATTCAATAAAAGCATGAAAACCATGGAGCGGTTAGAAGAGCTATCGAAGCAAATCACCTCGATCACAAATCAGATTGAGGATATATCGGATCAAACGAATTTACTAGCTCTTAATGCTTCTATTGAAGCGGCTCGTGCTGGTGAAAGTGGAAAAGGTTTTGCCGTTGTAGCTGAAGAAGTGCGTAAACTAGCAGAGAATTCTAAGAAAATGAGTAATCAGATAAACGGAATTACAAAGGAAAGTAATGACAATATCCATGAGCTTTTAGGATCTATGCAAAACATGAATGAATCGACCATGCGCTCTCAATCCGATATGAAGCAAGTAAACCAAGGGTTAGATACGGTACGTATGGAGATGAATCAATATCTCGATATGTTTGCTGAAAATAAAGCCGACCTCGATACAATAGTAGATGCCATTCAAGACATTCATGGAACAACCGACAATTTATCTTTGCTAGCGGAACAATTATTAACCAAAACAGAAGCATAA
- the glyA gene encoding serine hydroxymethyltransferase, with translation MKHIQNVDPEIMEAIDLERGRQQDKVELIASENFVSEAVMEAMGSVLTNKYAEGYPGRRYYGGCEYVDIAENIAIERAKKLFGADHANVQPHSGAQANMAVYFTVLEPGDTVLGMNLNHGGHLTHGSPVNFSGTLYNFVDYGVDESTEQIDYEAVREKAKEVMPKMIVAGASAYPRQIDFAKFREIADEVGAYLMVDMAHIAGLVATGLHQNPVEHADFVTTTTHKTLRGPRGGMILCKEEYKKKINKSVFPGMQGGPLMHVIASKAVSFKEALDPSFKEYSENIISNAKRLGEALQKEGIRLVSGGTDNHLLLLDLRPMNLTGKVAEQALDDIGITTNKNTIPFDPESPFVTSGLRIGTAAVTTRGFGEKEMDELASIMAFTLNNHEDEEKLKEAKERVLKLTGQFPLYQ, from the coding sequence ATGAAACATATACAAAACGTAGATCCAGAAATTATGGAAGCCATTGATCTAGAGCGTGGACGCCAACAAGATAAAGTAGAGCTTATTGCATCTGAAAACTTTGTGTCTGAAGCCGTTATGGAAGCGATGGGCTCTGTTTTGACGAACAAATATGCTGAAGGATATCCTGGTCGCCGTTATTATGGCGGTTGCGAATACGTGGATATCGCTGAAAATATAGCCATTGAACGTGCGAAGAAACTATTCGGTGCAGATCATGCTAACGTTCAACCTCACTCTGGCGCGCAGGCGAACATGGCTGTATATTTTACAGTCCTAGAGCCAGGCGATACCGTGCTAGGCATGAACTTGAACCATGGTGGACACTTAACACATGGTAGCCCAGTGAACTTCAGTGGTACCCTGTACAACTTCGTGGATTATGGTGTAGACGAATCTACAGAACAAATCGATTATGAAGCGGTACGTGAGAAAGCGAAAGAAGTTATGCCAAAGATGATTGTAGCAGGGGCAAGCGCTTATCCGCGTCAAATCGATTTTGCAAAGTTCCGCGAGATTGCTGATGAAGTTGGAGCATATTTAATGGTAGATATGGCGCACATTGCTGGGCTAGTGGCAACAGGTCTTCATCAAAATCCAGTTGAACATGCTGATTTTGTTACAACGACAACACACAAAACACTGCGCGGTCCACGTGGCGGTATGATTCTTTGTAAAGAAGAATACAAGAAGAAAATTAATAAATCCGTATTCCCCGGCATGCAAGGTGGCCCGTTGATGCACGTCATCGCATCAAAAGCCGTAAGCTTTAAAGAAGCGCTAGACCCAAGCTTCAAGGAATACTCTGAGAATATCATCTCAAATGCAAAACGCTTAGGTGAAGCGCTACAAAAAGAAGGTATTCGTCTAGTGTCAGGTGGAACAGATAATCACTTGCTATTACTAGATTTACGCCCTATGAACCTAACGGGTAAAGTTGCTGAACAAGCGTTAGACGATATTGGAATCACGACGAATAAAAACACGATTCCTTTCGACCCAGAAAGTCCGTTCGTTACAAGCGGTCTACGCATTGGTACTGCAGCCGTAACCACTCGTGGCTTTGGTGAGAAGGAAATGGATGAACTAGCTTCGATCATGGCGTTTACCTTAAACAACCACGAAGACGAAGAAAAATTAAAAGAAGCAAAAGAACGCGTCCTAAAACTAACTGGTCAGTTCCCACTTTATCAATAA
- a CDS encoding TIGR01440 family protein, translated as MLSVEQVQQDVRNALEEWKSLEYLMHNDIFVVGCSTSEVAGEHIGTSGSEQIAQVLFEEMESFKQETGVHLAFQGCEHINRALVIEREVLNAKGLDEVAVVPVRKAGGSMASYAYKHFKDPVMVEEITADAGIDIGDTLIGMHLKRVAVPVRLKQKSIGYAHVTSARTRPKLIGGARAVYERADAEHCD; from the coding sequence ATGCTCTCAGTTGAACAAGTTCAACAAGATGTACGAAACGCTTTAGAAGAGTGGAAAAGTCTCGAGTATTTAATGCATAATGATATTTTTGTTGTAGGGTGCTCGACAAGTGAAGTGGCCGGTGAGCATATCGGTACTTCAGGTAGTGAACAAATCGCGCAAGTTTTATTTGAAGAGATGGAATCCTTCAAGCAAGAAACAGGGGTTCATCTTGCATTTCAAGGTTGCGAACACATCAATCGAGCGCTCGTTATAGAAAGAGAAGTTTTAAACGCAAAAGGGTTAGATGAAGTCGCAGTAGTTCCAGTAAGAAAAGCTGGAGGCTCTATGGCTTCATACGCTTATAAACATTTCAAAGACCCAGTTATGGTGGAAGAAATCACTGCAGACGCAGGCATTGATATTGGAGACACATTGATCGGCATGCACCTCAAAAGAGTGGCAGTTCCTGTTCGATTGAAACAGAAATCAATCGGCTATGCCCACGTCACTTCAGCAAGAACGCGACCGAAACTTATTGGTGGTGCTCGAGCTGTCTATGAGCGAGCAGATGCTGAGCATTGTGATTAA
- the rpiB gene encoding ribose 5-phosphate isomerase B: MKVILASDHGGVNIRKEVASLLEEMNIEYLDIGCDCEDSVDYPDYGIPAAERVANGEFDRGILICGTGIGMSISANKVKGIRCALVHDVFTARVTREHNDSNVLTMGERVIGPGLAREIAKTWLEADFEGGRHANRVKKIKEYEG; this comes from the coding sequence ATGAAAGTAATTTTAGCATCTGACCACGGTGGCGTGAACATCCGTAAAGAAGTAGCAAGTCTACTAGAAGAAATGAACATTGAATATCTTGATATTGGATGTGACTGCGAAGACTCTGTCGATTATCCGGATTATGGAATTCCTGCTGCTGAACGTGTGGCAAATGGTGAGTTCGATCGTGGTATTTTAATTTGTGGAACAGGAATTGGTATGTCCATTTCAGCTAACAAGGTAAAAGGAATCCGTTGTGCCCTTGTACACGACGTATTTACTGCGAGAGTAACAAGAGAACACAATGATTCCAATGTACTGACAATGGGAGAGCGTGTAATTGGCCCGGGCCTTGCACGTGAAATTGCGAAGACATGGTTAGAAGCTGATTTTGAAGGTGGACGTCATGCGAACCGTGTCAAAAAAATTAAAGAATACGAAGGATAA
- a CDS encoding methyl-accepting chemotaxis protein has product MKKRYRASLRLKLVMLISVLAVITYSTSAFFIYGLYDKVQNLLGMSEMMFTILTLLLGIIWSGILAYFAAGFITKPLHNLEQAATLAASGEITNELVVSKSDDEVRSLGVAFETMLSNLRDMVHNIEQNFEDTNHSVQEIKKAAEQATQQAQIIGDTIGDISQGAENSSMAIQQTAEAVDQTTQLATQVQEKAQSSEEMSKHMLVTLGNSKDVIHSLVSGIQSIAKEQELSLEAVNRLETNAQKVDDIISLVGDIAEQTNLLALNASIEAARAGEHGKGFAVVAEEVRKLADESANAVQGISDLITNMQQDVTQVVKQISEQVEFARTEANKGEETNNAIANMSSSVNEVATAVSEITSLVDQQLTSLQETSQQSQEVSAIAEETSASAQQVNASVQEQTNLIENIDQISHALSENAQSLQQQIQRFKLNH; this is encoded by the coding sequence ATGAAAAAGCGTTATCGTGCGAGTTTACGCTTGAAACTGGTTATGCTTATATCAGTTTTAGCGGTGATTACGTATTCAACAAGTGCTTTTTTTATCTATGGACTTTATGACAAAGTTCAAAACTTATTGGGAATGTCAGAAATGATGTTCACCATTCTGACTTTATTGTTGGGGATCATATGGTCAGGGATTTTAGCTTATTTTGCTGCAGGTTTTATCACAAAACCACTTCATAACTTAGAACAAGCGGCTACTCTAGCTGCTAGTGGGGAAATTACGAATGAGCTTGTCGTATCCAAATCGGATGATGAAGTTCGCTCATTAGGTGTTGCTTTTGAAACAATGCTCTCAAACCTAAGAGACATGGTACATAATATTGAGCAAAATTTCGAAGACACCAACCACTCGGTTCAAGAAATCAAAAAAGCTGCTGAACAAGCTACTCAGCAGGCACAGATTATCGGCGACACAATTGGGGATATATCGCAAGGAGCCGAAAATTCATCCATGGCTATTCAGCAAACAGCTGAGGCTGTGGATCAAACAACACAGCTTGCGACACAAGTTCAGGAAAAAGCGCAGAGCTCTGAGGAAATGTCCAAGCATATGTTGGTTACCTTAGGAAATAGTAAGGATGTTATTCACTCGCTTGTATCGGGAATCCAAAGTATAGCGAAAGAACAAGAACTTTCGCTTGAAGCGGTAAACCGTCTAGAAACCAATGCGCAAAAAGTTGATGACATTATCTCGCTTGTCGGAGATATCGCAGAACAGACGAACCTTCTTGCATTAAACGCATCCATTGAAGCAGCTCGTGCAGGAGAGCATGGAAAAGGATTTGCTGTTGTAGCTGAAGAAGTAAGGAAGCTAGCGGATGAAAGTGCAAATGCCGTACAAGGTATATCCGATCTAATAACCAATATGCAACAAGACGTAACTCAAGTCGTAAAACAAATCTCAGAACAAGTGGAATTTGCTCGTACTGAAGCAAACAAAGGCGAAGAAACAAACAATGCGATTGCGAATATGTCTTCTTCTGTAAATGAAGTTGCCACAGCAGTAAGTGAGATTACTTCTCTAGTTGATCAACAGCTGACGTCATTACAGGAAACATCTCAACAATCTCAAGAGGTTTCTGCCATTGCTGAAGAAACATCAGCAAGTGCCCAACAAGTGAATGCATCTGTCCAAGAGCAAACCAATTTAATTGAAAATATTGATCAAATATCGCATGCTTTATCTGAGAATGCACAAAGCTTACAACAACAAATACAGCGATTTAAATTGAATCATTAA
- a CDS encoding low molecular weight protein arginine phosphatase, with the protein MKHILFVCTGNTCRSPMAEALLKKKDSNIEVRSAGIFAHNGSPASQGTVEALKGQDVELDHRSQPVTKELLQWADIVLTMTKQHKQNLILEFPKFEEIIFTLKEYVLEGHEGDWERLKQVYSTLEDKKTVFLQKNRHKYENNTELEKALWSHLKEEIELIKEIESTLPNIDISDPFGGSLDTYERTLSEIEKHIELLLKKLDNE; encoded by the coding sequence ATGAAACATATACTATTTGTTTGTACAGGGAATACGTGTCGGAGCCCTATGGCAGAGGCATTGTTGAAGAAAAAAGATTCCAATATTGAAGTAAGATCTGCAGGTATTTTTGCACATAATGGATCACCTGCATCACAAGGGACAGTAGAAGCCTTAAAAGGTCAGGATGTTGAGTTGGATCATCGCTCCCAGCCTGTAACGAAAGAGCTTTTACAATGGGCGGATATTGTGCTGACGATGACAAAACAGCATAAACAAAATTTAATACTAGAGTTTCCTAAATTTGAAGAGATTATTTTCACCCTCAAAGAATATGTGCTTGAAGGTCATGAGGGCGACTGGGAACGATTGAAACAAGTTTACTCTACCTTAGAAGATAAGAAGACCGTTTTTCTACAAAAAAACAGACACAAATATGAAAATAATACAGAACTAGAAAAAGCCTTATGGTCACATCTTAAAGAGGAAATTGAACTCATTAAAGAGATCGAATCAACCCTTCCGAATATTGATATCTCAGACCCCTTCGGTGGAAGTCTCGACACCTATGAAAGAACGCTTTCAGAAATAGAAAAACATATTGAACTTTTGCTGAAAAAATTAGACAATGAGTAG
- a CDS encoding MBL fold metallo-hydrolase translates to MAMEPLTVKELAQKILNKEDVFLLDIRKEDDYEGWAIEGETVQSLNIPFTQLKNGVEDVKPKLPNDQPIYVVCAKGISSQNAVELLEEAGVQDVTYLKGGMTAWSEHLEPVKVANLKGGGELYQFLRIGKGCLSYVVAADGEAAVIDANRMIGEYKSFAEEKGLTIKHVFDTHLHADHISGGKTLADETDANYWFPPKDDEGLTFDYSPLKDGTDVQLGNQTVTISAFYSPGHTIGSTSLIVDQQFLMTGDILFVESIGRPDLAGKADAWVDDLRKTLYDRYKELSQELIVLPSHFGKMEEINDDGTVQAKLDELYSNNDRLQVKDAEEFRHIVTDNLPPQPNSHEQIRKTNMGKQEPDQDERREMEVGPNRCAV, encoded by the coding sequence TAGACATCCGTAAAGAAGATGATTACGAAGGATGGGCAATTGAGGGTGAGACAGTCCAAAGTCTTAATATCCCATTTACACAGCTTAAAAATGGTGTTGAAGATGTAAAGCCGAAGTTGCCAAACGATCAACCAATCTATGTAGTTTGTGCTAAAGGAATTTCTTCACAAAATGCAGTAGAGCTTTTAGAAGAAGCTGGTGTACAGGATGTTACCTACTTAAAAGGTGGCATGACTGCATGGAGCGAGCATCTTGAACCTGTTAAAGTTGCGAACCTCAAAGGTGGAGGAGAGCTGTATCAATTCCTCCGAATCGGAAAAGGTTGCTTATCGTATGTAGTAGCTGCAGATGGTGAAGCGGCTGTTATTGATGCAAACCGTATGATTGGAGAATATAAATCGTTTGCTGAAGAAAAAGGCTTAACGATTAAGCATGTTTTCGATACCCATCTTCATGCAGACCACATTTCAGGTGGAAAGACACTAGCTGATGAAACGGACGCAAATTACTGGTTCCCACCAAAAGATGATGAAGGATTAACGTTTGACTATAGCCCTCTTAAAGATGGTACGGATGTTCAGCTAGGTAATCAAACCGTTACGATTTCTGCCTTCTATTCTCCTGGTCACACCATTGGCAGTACAAGCCTTATTGTAGACCAACAGTTCTTAATGACAGGAGATATTCTATTCGTAGAATCCATCGGTCGTCCAGACTTGGCTGGTAAAGCTGATGCTTGGGTAGATGACCTAAGAAAGACGTTATATGATCGCTATAAAGAATTGTCCCAGGAGCTTATCGTACTTCCGTCTCACTTTGGTAAGATGGAAGAGATCAACGATGATGGAACCGTACAAGCGAAGTTAGACGAGCTTTATAGTAACAATGATCGCTTGCAGGTGAAGGATGCAGAAGAATTCCGTCACATTGTTACGGACAATCTACCTCCTCAGCCAAATAGTCACGAACAAATCCGCAAAACGAACATGGGCAAACAAGAACCAGATCAGGACGAACGCCGCGAAATGGAAGTCGGCCCGAACCGTTGTGCTGTATAA